A single genomic interval of Prunus dulcis chromosome 5, ALMONDv2, whole genome shotgun sequence harbors:
- the LOC117628911 gene encoding E3 ubiquitin-protein ligase SIRP1-like: MADEYWEMLGDPYYATRILEVSELPETAMKSQLWLDINATVTQIVLPSNLEDDEDWEDHYKLMMLEDDHMGQHSESFDYHDKIEIDLLMDDRSTSSILATISNELSKSIHVSSQDLRCVAATIVHDASRSLVGRVCSSSSRGLRVHMEACIKIDAIVEDVAADDEVQPAFVPASKSAIEKLERVRVETAGVCCSVCIAEIAVGSEGRGLPCSHIYHEACIVEWLEKSHFCPLCRFSLPA, from the coding sequence ATGGCCGATGAGTATTGGGAGATGTTGGGCGATCCCTATTATGCCACACGTATCCTCGAAGTCTCCGAATTACCGGAAACCGCCATGAAATCTCAATTGTGGCTAGACATCAATGCCACTGTCACACAAATTGTGTTGCCCTCGAATTTAGAGGACGACGAGGATTGGGAAGACCATTACAAATTAATGATGTTAGAAGACGATCACATGGGCCAACATTCCGAGAGCTTCGATTACCACGACAAAATCGAGATTGACCTACTAATGGACGACAGATCCACGTCATCGATTTTGGCTACTATATCCAACGAGCTATCCAAGTCTATCCACGTCTCCTCCCAGGACCTTCGGTGCGTCGCTGCTACTATAGTCCATGATGCCTCACGGAGTCTTGTTGGGAGAGTGTGTAGCAGCAGCAGCCGGGGGTTACGTGTGCATATGGAGGCGTGCATCAAGATTGATGCGATCGTTGAGGACGTGGCCGCGGATGATGAAGTGCAGCCCGCGTTTGTACCGGCGAGTAAATCCGCAATTGAGAAGCTGGAGAGGGTGAGAGTGGAAACGGCTGGGGTTTGTTGTTCGGTTTGTATAGCGGAGATTGCAGTGGGTTCGGAAGGTCGTGGTCTGCCATGTTCGCATATTTACCACGAGGCTTGCATCGTGGAGTGGTTGGAGAAAAGCCACTTCTGCCCTCTGTGTCGTTTCTCCTTGCCTGCATAG